From Aquificaceae bacterium, a single genomic window includes:
- a CDS encoding nucleotidyltransferase family protein: protein MYIKTLEEIKNKLIELKPYLREKYKIKEIGIFGYYVRRKQKKGSDLDILLEFEETPDLFTYIEIESFLSKKLKVRVDLIMKSALKPYMGRRILKEVVYI, encoded by the coding sequence ATGTACATAAAAACCCTTGAAGAAATAAAGAACAAGCTCATTGAGCTCAAGCCTTATCTTAGGGAAAAATATAAAATCAAAGAGATAGGGATTTTTGGTTATTATGTGCGAAGAAAGCAGAAGAAAGGAAGCGACCTTGATATACTTTTAGAGTTTGAAGAGACACCCGATTTGTTTACTTACATTGAGATTGAAAGCTTTCTTTCAAAAAAACTTAAGGTAAGGGTTGATCTCATAATGAAGTCAGCACTTAAACCATACATGGGCAGAAGGATTTTAAAAGAAGTGGTATATATATGA
- a CDS encoding DUF4411 family protein: MSDIFRRAKFCMDTSCLIEAKNRYYAFDIVPQFWDVLLKACKQDILKMPIAVYEEIMEGNPDDSLVRWAKRHKELLFAELTEKTFEIVKEIISLVYSKYAPHRAEAFLKTRDIDIIAFAKENKLVLVTMEKPKVLTHSAGADGKYDAEVKIPDVCSMLNPPVECIDTFEFLRRLKREHRISM; encoded by the coding sequence GTGTCTGACATATTCAGGAGGGCTAAATTTTGTATGGACACCTCCTGTTTAATAGAGGCGAAGAATAGATATTATGCCTTTGATATAGTGCCTCAGTTTTGGGATGTGCTGTTAAAAGCCTGTAAGCAAGACATATTAAAAATGCCCATAGCTGTCTATGAGGAAATTATGGAAGGAAATCCAGATGATAGTCTTGTCAGATGGGCTAAAAGACATAAGGAGCTTTTGTTTGCAGAGCTTACTGAAAAAACTTTTGAAATAGTGAAAGAAATAATAAGCTTGGTGTATAGTAAATACGCACCTCATAGAGCTGAAGCCTTCCTAAAAACTAGAGATATTGATATAATAGCTTTTGCGAAAGAAAATAAGCTCGTGTTGGTTACCATGGAAAAACCGAAGGTATTAACTCATTCAGCTGGAGCTGATGGTAAATACGATGCAGAGGTAAAAATTCCCGATGTGTGCAGCATGCTGAACCCACCTGTTGAATGTATTGACACTTTTGAATTTTTAAGAAGACTTAAAAGAGAACATCGTATAAGCATGTAG
- the purB gene encoding adenylosuccinate lyase produces MIERYTRKEMGQIWSELNKFRLWLKVEIAVCRAWHRLGRIPAEALEEIERKTFVDQKVLQRIAEYERKYRHDVLAFVSAIGEQIPEHSHHFHMGLTSSDVVDTALALQLREALELIIRGLEAVIEKLKELAIKHRDTLMMGRTHGVHAEPMTLGLKFLSWYEELRRNRERLLQALENISYGKLSGAVGTYSNLDPEVERLALEELGLKVEPVSTQIVPRDRHAQVMYALASTACALERFATEIRHLQRTEVLELMEPFEEGQRGSSAMPHKKNPIHAERLCGLARIIRANLMVALENIPLWHERDISHSSTERIILPDSTIALDYMLNLFLEMLQGLVVNQERMLKNMELSHGLYASSKVLVKLMEKGVPRDRAYQMVQRCAMRSWEEGMAFERALIEDNEVKAYLSQEEIRDSIEPRAFLKHIDHIYKRSLDL; encoded by the coding sequence ATGATTGAAAGATACACAAGAAAGGAAATGGGACAAATATGGTCAGAGCTCAACAAGTTCAGGCTCTGGCTGAAGGTAGAAATTGCAGTATGCAGAGCATGGCACAGACTTGGAAGAATTCCTGCAGAGGCTCTCGAGGAGATTGAGAGGAAAACCTTTGTGGACCAGAAGGTCCTGCAGAGGATTGCAGAATATGAGAGAAAATACAGGCACGATGTGCTTGCCTTCGTTTCTGCTATAGGGGAGCAGATTCCGGAGCACTCACACCACTTCCATATGGGGCTTACCTCTTCTGACGTAGTGGATACCGCCCTTGCACTGCAGCTCAGAGAGGCTCTTGAACTCATAATCAGAGGTCTGGAAGCGGTCATAGAAAAACTCAAGGAGCTTGCCATAAAACACAGAGACACACTCATGATGGGAAGAACCCACGGAGTGCACGCCGAGCCCATGACTTTAGGGCTGAAGTTTCTTAGCTGGTATGAGGAGCTAAGGAGAAACAGGGAAAGACTCCTGCAGGCTCTTGAAAACATATCCTATGGCAAGCTCTCCGGTGCGGTGGGCACTTACTCCAACCTTGACCCTGAGGTGGAAAGGCTCGCCCTTGAGGAGCTTGGCCTTAAGGTAGAGCCGGTTTCTACCCAGATAGTGCCCAGAGACAGACACGCTCAGGTCATGTATGCCCTTGCCTCTACCGCCTGCGCCCTTGAGAGGTTTGCCACAGAGATAAGACACCTTCAGAGGACGGAAGTGCTTGAGCTTATGGAGCCCTTTGAAGAAGGTCAGAGGGGTTCATCTGCCATGCCACACAAGAAAAACCCCATACACGCAGAGAGACTGTGCGGACTCGCACGAATAATAAGGGCAAACCTTATGGTAGCCCTCGAGAATATCCCTCTCTGGCACGAAAGGGACATATCCCACTCCTCTACCGAAAGAATCATACTGCCTGACTCCACCATAGCCCTGGACTACATGCTGAACCTATTTCTGGAAATGCTTCAGGGGCTTGTGGTCAATCAGGAAAGGATGCTCAAAAACATGGAACTCTCTCATGGCCTGTATGCCTCTTCAAAGGTGCTGGTAAAGCTCATGGAAAAGGGCGTGCCAAGGGACAGAGCATACCAAATGGTTCAGAGATGTGCCATGAGAAGCTGGGAAGAGGGTATGGCCTTTGAAAGGGCTCTGATAGAGGATAATGAAGTAAAAGCCTATCTCAGCCAGGAAGAAATAAGGGACTCAATAGAGCCCCGTGCCTTTCTGAAACATATAGACCATATATACAAAAGGAGCTTAGATTTATAA
- a CDS encoding HepT-like ribonuclease domain-containing protein has protein sequence MREIRDYLMDIKDECEYLMSRTRGLNYNEFISSEELKRAFVRSLEIIGEASKHIPKEIRKK, from the coding sequence ATGAGAGAAATTAGGGATTATTTGATGGATATAAAGGATGAGTGTGAATATTTAATGAGTAGAACAAGGGGCTTGAATTATAATGAATTCATTTCAAGTGAAGAACTAAAAAGGGCTTTTGTGAGAAGTTTAGAAATTATCGGAGAAGCATCAAAGCATATTCCAAAAGAGATTAGAAAGAAATAA
- a CDS encoding restriction endonuclease subunit S, with the protein MRFEFFEETNFKETELGPLPEDWQVVRLGDVVNTDRRKGNILEVIDGVPFIPMNLIPNEGLYIKNYEFRNLDDVRSGIVVYEGELLLAKITPSFENGKQGILKGVPFAIATTEVIPIKTKDNICDVEFLFYNLKLPDVRNQLAQRMEGTTGRRRLSKNVLYNLLFPLPPLEEQKAIAEVLRRVQESIEKTEEVIRATKELKKSLMKHLFTYGPVPLDEVERVELKDTEIGPLPAHWNVVRLGEVGKISTGNTPSKGNPEYWASGTFDFVKPPDLKNRFISTATEKISEKALSKARIALAGSILVSCIGIIGRVGYTTKPVAFNQQINSITPNSGAYGLYIFHALQHNTVQEVLNSLKSITTVPIVNKSKFETVPLPLPPLEEQKQIASILQAVDEKIQKEEERKRALENLFKSLLHNLMSGKIRVRWKES; encoded by the coding sequence ATGAGGTTTGAGTTTTTTGAAGAAACAAACTTTAAGGAGACAGAGCTGGGACCTTTGCCTGAGGATTGGCAGGTGGTGAGGTTGGGAGATGTGGTAAATACAGATAGGCGAAAGGGGAATATTTTAGAAGTGATAGACGGCGTGCCATTTATACCGATGAATTTAATACCAAATGAGGGTCTATACATAAAAAATTATGAGTTTAGAAACCTAGATGATGTGAGAAGTGGTATAGTAGTATATGAAGGTGAGCTACTTTTAGCTAAAATAACTCCAAGTTTTGAAAATGGCAAACAAGGAATATTAAAAGGCGTGCCTTTTGCTATAGCCACTACTGAGGTAATTCCAATTAAAACCAAAGATAACATTTGTGATGTAGAGTTTTTATTTTATAATTTAAAACTACCTGATGTTCGTAATCAGCTTGCTCAAAGAATGGAAGGGACAACAGGAAGAAGAAGGCTGTCTAAAAATGTCCTTTACAATCTTCTTTTCCCCCTCCCCCCTCTTGAGGAGCAAAAAGCCATTGCGGAGGTGCTTCGGAGGGTGCAGGAATCCATAGAAAAAACCGAAGAAGTCATAAGGGCAACAAAGGAGCTCAAAAAGTCTCTTATGAAGCACCTTTTTACCTACGGACCTGTGCCACTGGACGAGGTGGAAAGGGTGGAGCTCAAAGACACCGAAATAGGACCTTTGCCGGCTCACTGGAATGTGGTGAGATTGGGGGAGGTAGGTAAGATTTCCACTGGTAATACACCATCAAAGGGAAATCCAGAATACTGGGCTTCTGGCACTTTTGACTTTGTAAAGCCTCCAGACTTAAAGAACAGATTCATATCAACTGCTACGGAAAAGATATCTGAAAAGGCATTAAGCAAGGCACGCATAGCTCTGGCTGGCTCCATACTCGTATCCTGCATCGGGATAATAGGAAGAGTGGGTTACACGACCAAACCTGTAGCATTCAACCAGCAGATTAATTCAATAACTCCCAATTCAGGTGCCTATGGGTTGTATATCTTCCACGCTCTACAGCACAATACAGTTCAGGAAGTATTAAACTCATTAAAATCAATAACAACTGTTCCAATAGTGAATAAATCAAAGTTTGAAACGGTCCCCCTCCCCCTCCCCCCACTTGAAGAGCAAAAACAAATAGCCAGCATTCTGCAGGCAGTGGACGAAAAAATTCAGAAAGAAGAAGAACGAAAAAGAGCCCTTGAGAACCTCTTTAAGAGCCTTTTGCACAACCTCATGAGCGGTAAAATTAGAGTAAGGTGGAAGGAAAGTTGA
- a CDS encoding ImmA/IrrE family metallo-endopeptidase translates to MVEWAINRIGETPEKVAKSIGIKTPRFKSLLEGKGHITYNQLHKLAHALHIPYGYLFLSEVPEEKSEIPDLRKIKDSKPLSWKFFEVYSDIKIKQEWIKEKRLSEGYTPLKFVGKYSIDTPHQVIAKDIKETLNLNHLDNINELVDRVESIGILVFRNSVLINNTHIELDPEEFRGFSIVDEIAPVIFINSNDTQKAQIFTLFHEIAHIWVGQSGVSDADPENQNAVERLCNMVAIEILAPELEIKSRWNENISPLENIQNLSKIFPVSKTALLYRLLNLRMIDREEYELLKAEMLKKTYELELRNKEQKGGDYYKLLLSRNSKTFIYEVIDSLLNQEITYLSAMRLLNIKKDKILIKLMEELGV, encoded by the coding sequence GTGGTAGAGTGGGCTATAAACAGGATAGGAGAAACTCCAGAAAAGGTGGCAAAAAGCATAGGAATAAAAACACCCAGATTTAAAAGCCTTCTTGAAGGTAAGGGTCATATAACATACAATCAGCTCCATAAGTTAGCACATGCATTGCATATACCCTATGGCTATCTTTTCCTTTCTGAAGTTCCAGAAGAAAAAAGCGAAATACCAGACTTAAGGAAAATAAAAGATAGCAAACCGCTTAGCTGGAAGTTTTTTGAGGTTTATTCTGACATAAAAATAAAACAGGAGTGGATAAAGGAAAAAAGATTATCGGAAGGATACACTCCTTTAAAATTTGTAGGAAAATACTCCATAGATACCCCTCATCAAGTCATAGCAAAAGATATAAAAGAAACATTAAATTTGAACCATTTAGACAACATAAATGAGCTTGTGGATAGGGTTGAAAGTATTGGCATTCTTGTTTTCAGAAATAGCGTGCTCATAAACAACACACATATAGAACTTGACCCGGAAGAATTCAGAGGCTTCAGCATAGTGGATGAAATAGCACCAGTCATATTTATAAACAGCAATGATACTCAAAAAGCACAGATATTTACCCTTTTCCACGAAATTGCTCACATATGGGTGGGTCAAAGCGGAGTATCTGACGCTGACCCAGAAAATCAGAATGCTGTAGAAAGGTTATGTAACATGGTAGCCATAGAGATACTCGCCCCCGAACTGGAGATAAAAAGCAGATGGAATGAAAATATCAGCCCTCTTGAGAATATACAGAATTTAAGCAAGATTTTTCCTGTAAGCAAAACCGCACTGCTTTATCGCCTTTTAAACCTCAGGATGATAGACAGGGAGGAATATGAACTTTTAAAGGCGGAAATGCTAAAAAAGACCTACGAATTAGAACTAAGGAACAAAGAACAAAAAGGTGGGGATTACTATAAACTTTTGCTGAGCAGAAACAGTAAAACCTTTATTTATGAAGTGATTGATAGTCTATTGAACCAAGAAATTACATATCTGTCTGCAATGAGGTTGCTGAACATAAAAAAGGATAAAATCCTCATAAAACTGATGGAGGAGCTTGGTGTCTGA
- a CDS encoding HepT-like ribonuclease domain-containing protein, producing MKFHGKSVIGIRNKMIHEYFGVDYAVVWKTIKERVPELYEVIKKIIKEINEA from the coding sequence GTGAAATTCCATGGAAAAAGTGTTATTGGAATCAGGAACAAAATGATTCATGAGTATTTCGGTGTTGATTATGCAGTTGTATGGAAAACAATAAAAGAAAGAGTTCCTGAACTGTATGAAGTAATAAAGAAGATTATCAAAGAGATTAATGAGGCGTAG
- the trpB gene encoding tryptophan synthase subunit beta has product MTKHEVYTLPDEKGYFGEFGGRFVPETLMYALEELQEAYAKVKKDPSFWEELHHYLKDFAGRPTPLYFARRLTEYAGGAKIYIKREDLLHTGAHKINNTLGQALLAKRMGKRRIIAETGAGQHGVATATACALLGLECIVYMGEEDAERQKLNVFRMELLGAEVRVVKSGSRTLKDAINEALRDWVTNVETTHYIIGSVVGPHPFPMMVRDFQKVIGEEAKAQMIEIEGRLPDVVVACVGGGSNAMGIFYPFVEHEEVRLIGVEAGGLGIDTGKHASSINGGSVGVLHGMKSYFLQDEEGQIQPTHSISAGLDYPGVGPEHAQLFRSGRAQYVYATDREALEGFKLLSRLEGIIPALEPAHAVLRVVELARELGREGIVLFNLSGRGDKDMMHVMGYMKGML; this is encoded by the coding sequence ATGACAAAACATGAAGTTTACACCCTGCCCGATGAAAAGGGCTACTTTGGAGAGTTTGGCGGGAGGTTTGTGCCAGAGACCCTCATGTATGCCCTGGAGGAGCTACAAGAGGCTTACGCAAAGGTTAAAAAAGACCCATCCTTCTGGGAGGAGCTGCACCACTATCTGAAAGACTTTGCCGGCAGGCCTACACCCCTCTACTTTGCAAGAAGGCTTACCGAATATGCTGGAGGTGCAAAGATATACATAAAGCGTGAGGACCTTCTGCATACAGGAGCCCACAAGATAAACAACACCCTCGGACAGGCACTTCTGGCAAAGAGGATGGGAAAGAGGAGGATAATAGCAGAGACGGGTGCCGGTCAGCATGGTGTGGCAACTGCCACCGCCTGTGCCCTTCTGGGGCTTGAGTGCATCGTATACATGGGGGAAGAGGATGCAGAGCGTCAGAAACTCAACGTGTTCAGAATGGAGCTTTTGGGGGCAGAGGTGCGTGTGGTAAAGAGCGGTTCAAGAACTCTCAAAGATGCCATAAACGAAGCCCTCAGGGACTGGGTCACCAACGTGGAAACTACCCACTACATAATAGGCTCTGTGGTGGGTCCCCATCCCTTTCCCATGATGGTGAGAGATTTTCAAAAGGTCATAGGTGAAGAGGCAAAGGCACAGATGATTGAGATTGAGGGCAGACTTCCCGATGTGGTAGTTGCCTGTGTGGGTGGTGGCTCAAACGCCATGGGCATTTTCTATCCTTTTGTAGAGCACGAGGAGGTAAGGCTCATAGGCGTAGAAGCCGGCGGGCTTGGAATTGATACAGGAAAACACGCCAGCTCCATAAACGGAGGCTCTGTAGGAGTGCTTCATGGCATGAAGTCCTACTTTCTTCAGGACGAAGAGGGTCAGATACAGCCAACCCATTCCATCTCTGCAGGTCTTGATTACCCCGGCGTGGGACCAGAGCATGCCCAGCTTTTCAGAAGCGGAAGGGCTCAGTATGTCTACGCCACAGACAGGGAAGCTCTTGAGGGCTTCAAGCTCCTTTCAAGGCTTGAGGGAATAATCCCTGCCCTCGAGCCAGCCCATGCGGTTCTTAGAGTGGTGGAGCTTGCAAGGGAGCTGGGCAGAGAAGGTATAGTGCTCTTTAACCTCTCAGGCAGGGGTGATAAGGATATGATGCATGTAATGGGCTACATGAAAGGTATGCTATAA
- a CDS encoding DUF29 domain-containing protein, whose translation MSQKSISREELKELYHRDFPLWAEINHELLKERLYDLVDWENLLEEIEDMARSDLKTCISQLARILEHMYKWDHFRELAGGETAGKGWIKSVENARDRTKAILEDYPSLKNRLPQEIERAWRHARTELRIWLRDNDFNPEDFHIPEECPYTYEEVMTRDLRKEAKL comes from the coding sequence ATGAGTCAGAAGTCAATCTCCAGAGAAGAATTAAAGGAGCTTTACCACAGGGACTTCCCCCTCTGGGCTGAGATAAACCATGAGCTTTTGAAGGAAAGGCTCTACGACCTTGTTGACTGGGAGAACCTGCTGGAAGAGATAGAAGATATGGCACGCAGTGATTTAAAAACCTGCATAAGTCAGCTGGCAAGAATTCTGGAGCATATGTATAAGTGGGACCATTTTAGAGAGCTGGCAGGTGGAGAGACTGCAGGAAAGGGATGGATAAAAAGCGTGGAGAATGCAAGGGATAGAACAAAAGCAATCCTTGAAGATTATCCCAGTCTGAAAAACAGGCTACCGCAAGAAATTGAGAGAGCGTGGAGGCATGCAAGAACAGAACTCAGGATATGGCTCAGAGACAATGACTTCAACCCGGAGGACTTCCACATTCCCGAAGAATGCCCTTACACATACGAAGAGGTCATGACAAGAGACCTGAGGAAGGAGGCAAAACTATGA
- a CDS encoding F0F1 ATP synthase subunit gamma, whose product MPKLSPRDIRRKIQGIKNTRRITNAMKVVSAAKLRRAQELIYASRPYSERLYEVLKSLASHVDPQTHPLFEVREEKVCDLVLITADRGLAGAFNSNLIRQAEELVKNKQEKGIKVSLVLIGRKGAQYFGKRNYNILKAYDEVFRKEINFSVVKETGELLRSRYANKETDAVYLINNEMITRVSYKPVVRTFLPFERLEGEGDYGVYEFEVERELFVSKLIDLYLNYQLYRAMLESNASEHFARMVAMDNATRNADELVKTWTLIFNKARQEAITSELIDIVNAVEAMK is encoded by the coding sequence ATGCCAAAGCTTTCACCCAGAGACATAAGGAGGAAGATACAGGGTATCAAAAACACTCGCAGGATAACCAATGCCATGAAGGTTGTGTCCGCTGCAAAGCTAAGGCGGGCACAGGAGCTCATATACGCTTCAAGACCTTACTCGGAAAGGCTCTACGAAGTTCTCAAAAGCCTTGCATCTCACGTAGACCCGCAAACACACCCTCTCTTTGAGGTAAGAGAGGAAAAGGTATGCGACCTTGTGCTCATAACCGCAGACAGGGGGCTGGCGGGAGCTTTCAATTCAAACCTGATAAGACAGGCGGAAGAGCTGGTAAAGAACAAACAGGAGAAGGGTATAAAGGTAAGCCTTGTGCTGATAGGAAGAAAAGGAGCTCAGTATTTTGGAAAAAGGAACTATAACATACTAAAAGCCTACGATGAGGTTTTCAGAAAGGAAATTAATTTCAGCGTGGTTAAAGAGACGGGTGAGCTTTTGAGAAGCAGGTATGCAAACAAAGAAACGGATGCGGTATATCTGATAAACAACGAGATGATAACAAGGGTAAGCTACAAGCCCGTGGTGAGAACCTTCCTGCCCTTTGAGAGGCTGGAAGGGGAAGGGGATTATGGCGTGTATGAGTTTGAGGTGGAGAGAGAGCTTTTTGTGAGTAAGCTGATAGACCTGTATCTGAACTATCAGCTCTACAGGGCTATGTTAGAATCTAACGCCTCAGAACACTTTGCCCGTATGGTGGCTATGGACAATGCCACAAGGAATGCGGATGAGCTTGTAAAGACATGGACTCTAATATTCAACAAAGCCCGTCAGGAGGCTATCACTTCCGAGCTTATAGATATAGTGAATGCGGTGGAAGCTATGAAGTGA
- a CDS encoding class I SAM-dependent DNA methyltransferase, with the protein MDIKTLESWLWEAACSIRGPVDAPKYKEYILPLIFLKRLSDVFEDEFGEVLDIYKSKEEAERVLLEDIERNGRPTLVRFYIPPSARWENIRRQTRNLGEYLTTAVRDVAKYNPKLAGVIDATDFNATSMGVRLISDESLKALVEVLSKHRLGLKDVEPDILGRAYEYLLKKFAEGSGQSAGEFYTPYEVAYMMAKLIDPEEGQEVYDPCCGSGGLLIKCALVFKEKYGEDRSKRPLKFYGQEINHTTYAMAKMNVFLHDMHADIAIGDTMRKPAFLEADGSLKKFDLVLANPMWNQKFEEEVYENDPYRRFPFGYPPYASADWGWIQHMHASLKEGGKLAVVIDTGAVSRGSGSSDKNREKEIRKAFVERDLIEAVILLPENLFYNTTAPGVIIVINKAKGDERKGKVLLINISDLYEKGRPKNYLPQSAIDKVCEIYRAFKEEEGISRIVSIEEVRLNDYNLSPSRYVVKGNEEEVLDLQEAVVELEEAEEERREADRVLWEVLKSLV; encoded by the coding sequence ATGGACATAAAGACCCTTGAAAGCTGGCTCTGGGAGGCAGCCTGTAGCATAAGGGGACCTGTAGATGCTCCAAAGTATAAGGAATACATACTTCCCCTCATATTTCTTAAAAGGCTTTCCGATGTCTTTGAGGATGAGTTTGGGGAGGTGCTGGACATATACAAAAGCAAGGAGGAGGCGGAAAGGGTTCTTTTGGAGGATATAGAAAGAAACGGAAGACCCACCCTTGTGAGGTTTTACATACCACCCAGCGCCCGATGGGAAAATATAAGAAGGCAGACAAGGAATTTGGGCGAGTATCTTACTACGGCGGTAAGGGATGTGGCAAAGTATAACCCAAAGCTTGCGGGTGTTATAGATGCCACAGATTTCAACGCCACCTCTATGGGCGTAAGGCTCATAAGCGATGAAAGCCTGAAGGCTCTTGTGGAAGTCCTGAGCAAACACAGGCTTGGGCTTAAGGATGTGGAGCCAGATATTTTAGGAAGGGCTTATGAGTATCTTCTGAAGAAGTTTGCAGAAGGTTCAGGACAGTCTGCGGGTGAGTTCTACACACCCTATGAAGTGGCTTATATGATGGCTAAGCTCATTGACCCAGAGGAAGGGCAGGAGGTCTATGACCCCTGCTGTGGTTCAGGTGGTCTTCTTATCAAGTGTGCCTTGGTCTTTAAGGAGAAATACGGAGAGGACAGGAGCAAGAGACCTCTTAAGTTCTACGGGCAGGAAATAAACCATACCACCTATGCCATGGCTAAGATGAACGTATTCCTGCATGATATGCATGCGGATATAGCCATTGGAGATACGATGAGAAAACCAGCCTTTTTGGAGGCGGACGGCTCTCTTAAGAAGTTTGACCTTGTGCTTGCCAATCCCATGTGGAACCAGAAGTTTGAAGAAGAGGTTTATGAAAATGACCCATACAGGAGGTTTCCCTTTGGATATCCACCCTATGCCTCCGCAGACTGGGGATGGATACAGCACATGCATGCAAGCCTTAAGGAGGGGGGAAAGCTTGCGGTGGTGATAGACACGGGGGCAGTCTCAAGGGGGAGCGGTTCCTCAGACAAAAACAGGGAAAAGGAAATAAGGAAGGCTTTTGTGGAAAGAGACCTCATTGAAGCTGTGATTCTGCTTCCTGAAAACCTCTTCTACAACACCACAGCCCCGGGCGTGATAATAGTCATAAACAAAGCCAAAGGGGACGAAAGAAAAGGGAAGGTGCTTCTTATAAACATCTCAGACCTTTATGAGAAGGGAAGACCCAAAAACTACCTTCCTCAGTCTGCCATAGATAAGGTGTGCGAGATATACAGAGCGTTTAAGGAGGAGGAAGGCATAAGCAGGATTGTGAGCATAGAGGAGGTGAGACTTAACGACTATAATCTTAGCCCCTCAAGGTATGTGGTGAAGGGAAACGAGGAGGAGGTTCTGGACCTTCAGGAGGCTGTGGTGGAGCTGGAAGAGGCGGAGGAGGAAAGAAGAGAAGCGGATAGGGTTCTGTGGGAGGTGCTGAAGAGCCTTGTGTAA